The following is a genomic window from Rhodobium gokarnense.
ATAGAGCCCGCCGATCGCGAGCACCTGGGCGAGCTGGAACTTGAAGTCACGCACCCCCTCGCAGCCGAGGGCGCGGCAGAAGCGGGTGACCGTCGGCTCGCTGACGCCGGCGCGCAGGGCGATATCCGCGATCGGCGCCTGTGAGGCGTAGGAGATGTCGGCGAGGATGATCTCGGCAAGGCGCTTTTCGGCCTTGCTGCCGTCGGCGGCACATATCCGCAATCGATTGACGATGTCGCCCGTGGTCACGCTGCTGCCCCGACTTTTCTGCCATGGCCCCTGGTTCCAAAAAAGCTTGACCGAAAAAATGAAAAAAAACAACATGAATTTTTGTTGACGATCGACTGAAATGCGCGCTTTTTATCGGGCTTGCATCCTAAATGAAAGAAACTTACGTTCATTTGTCGCACCACATACCCCACTTGGAGACCCCCGAAATGCCCAAAAAAGTGTTCGGAAACGCGGCCGTGCCGCTGTCGCCCGCCGTCCGCGCCGGCGACTTCGTTTTCGTGTCCGGCCAGGTCCCGGCCGATGCCAGCGGCAGCATCGTCGCCGGCGGCATCGAGGCGCAGACGAAGCAGGTGATGGAAAACGTCAAGGCGGCGCTGGCGCTTGCCGGCGCGGAGCTTTCCGACGTCGTCAAGACCACCGTCTGGCTGGAAGACGCGCGCAACTTCGCCGCCTTCAACAAGGTCTATGGCAGCTACTTCCCGAGCGAGCCGCCGGCCCGCACCACGGTGGAATCGCGCCTCATGGCCGAGATCAAGATCGAGGTGGAAGCCGTCGCCTACAAGCCCGAATAGCCGGCACCGGCCGCGCCGCAAGGGGCATCACCCATCAACGACATGCAGTTCTGGATACACAGATGACACTTGATCTCGTCCTCACCGGCGGCCGCGTGGTCGACCCCTCGCAGGGGATCGACCGGATCGCCGATGTCGGCTTTTCCGGCGGCAAGGTGGCCGCCGTCGCAGACGACCTGGCATCGGACGCCCGGGACGTCCGCGACGTTTCCGGCAAGATCGTCACGCCGGGCATTATCGACCTGCACACCCACGTCTATTGGGGCGGCACCTCGCTCGGCATCGACGCGGAGGCGTTCGCGCGCACCAGTGCGGTGACGACCTGCGTCGACACGGGCAGCGCCGGGCCGGGCAATTTCCCCGGCTTCCGCAAGCACGTCATCGAGCCGAGCCAGACCCGCATCCTGGTCTATCTGCACGTCTCCTTCGCCGGCATCTACGGCTTCGATCCCCAGATCATGGTCGGCGAGAGCCACGAGTTCCGGCTGATGGCGCCAGGCCACGCGCGCGAGGTGATCAAGGCCAACCGCGACGTCATCGTCGGCATCAAGGTGCGCGTCGGCCGCCACGCCAGCGGCCCGCAGGGCATCGCGCCGCTCGACGTGGCGCTGGGCCTGTCCGACGAGACCGGACTGCCCGTCATGTGCCACATTGACGAGCCGCCCCCGTCCTACGAGGCGGTGGTCGCCAAGCTGCGCAAGGGCGACGTGCTGACCCATTGTTTCCGCCCGTTCCCCAACACGCCGGTGATGGGCGACGGACGGGTCAAGGACGAGGTCCTGGCGGCGCGCGAGCGCGGCGTCTATTTCGACATCGGCCACGGCATGGGCTCGTTCGCCTACAAGACCGCGCGGGCGATGCTCGCCGCCGGCTTCCCGCCCGACACCATCTCCTCGGACGTGCACGCCTTCTGCCTGAAGGGCCCGGCCTACGACCAGCTCACCACCATGACGAAATTCCTCGGCCTCGGCATGCCGCTTAACGAGGTCGTCGCGCGGGCGACCGCCAGGCCGGCAGAGGCGCTGAAACGGCCTGAACTCGGGACCCTTGCGACCGGTGCCGCGGGCGATGCCTCCATCCTGTCGCTGCAGCCCGGCGAGCACCACCTCGAAGACGTCGTCGGCGAGATCCTGACCGTCGACGAGCGGCTTGTCGCGGAAGGCGTCGTCATCAACGGGCACTGGTGGTATCCGCAATGATCTGGGAGCGGCTCGCCACCACCGACTTTTCGGCCATCGACCGGCGGACGGTCGTCGTGCTGCCGATCGCTGCCGTCGAACAGCACGGCCCGCATCTGCCGCTCTCCGTCGACTGCGATATCGGCCAGCACCTCCTCGCCGCCACCGACGCGGTCGTCGGCGAGGACATGCTGATCCTGCCGCAGATCAAGGTCGCCTGCTCGGAACACCACATGGATTTCGCCGGCACCCTGACGGTGACGCCGGAGGCCTTCCTCATCTATGCGTCCGAGCTCCTGGAATCGGTGATTGCGCACGGCTTTACGCGCATCGTGATCTTCAACAGCCACGGCGGGAACCAGGCGATCGGGCGCGTGCTGACGGACAAGATGGGCGCTGCGCACCGCGATTGCCTGGTCGTCATGGCCACCTGGTGGACCCTGGCATACGCGGCGCTCGTCCCGATCCAGGAAAGCGCGCGCGGCGGCGTCAACCATGCCTGCGAATTCGAGACCTCGCTGATGATGGAGGCGCATCCGGACAGCGTGCGGCACGAGGCCATCAGCGGCATGCAGTGCGCGCCGACCTTCGCCTGGGCGGAGGAGGACATGATGCACACCGCCGGCGCCGGGCTGTTCCGCACCATGTACGACAAGTCGAACGGCACCGGCACGGTCGGCGATCCTTCCTTCGCGACCGCGGAAAAGGGCGCGCGGATCCGCGAGGCGGTGGTCGAGGCTTTCAGCACCGTCATCCGGGACCTCAAATGCGCGGAAGCCGCGCCGCGACCGCCCGCGGTGCTCGGCGGATAACGGGGAGCGACCGGCAATGACGACGGAGACGGACTTTCTGCGCTGCACGGCCTGCGGGCGGGACACGGATATCGCGGAGGTCCCGTCCCTCTGCCCGTCCTGCGGCGAAATCCTCGACCTCAACATCGCGCCGCGGGAGCCGGAGCCGGACGTCACGGAAGCCGTCGGCCTCTGGCGTTGGGCGAACCACCTGCCGCATTGCCGGCCGGAAAACCGTATCAGCCTCGGCGAGGGGCAGTCGCCGCTCCTTGCCGCCCCCCGGCTCGCCGCAGACCTCGGCCTCAAAGACCTCTGGATCAAGAACGATTCGATCATGCCGACCGCATCGTTCAAGGATCGGGCGGTGGCGCTGGCGACGTCGCTCGCCCTCAACTATGGCCGGCCCGGCCTCGTGCTCTCCTCCAGCGGCAATGCCGGCGCCTCAGGCGCCGCCTACGCGGCCCGGGCCGGCCTGCCGCTCGTCGTCTTCGTGCCGGCGAGCGCGCCGGAAGCAAAACTCCGGCAGATCGCAGCGGCGGGTGCACGCCTCGTCACCATCGACGGCAAGACGTCCGACTGCTGCCGCCTCGCGGACGAGCTTGCCCGGACGCGCGGCTGGGTCAACCTGACCACCAGCTATCACAATCCCTACGGCGTCGACGCCTATGCGACGCTCGCCTACGAGACGGCGCGGCTCGACCCCGACGTCGTGCTGCTGCCGGTCTCCAGCGGCCCGGTGCTCGGTGGCATCATGAAGGGATATGAGCGACTCAAGGCGTCCGGGGCGATCACGCGCATTCCGCGGCCCATCGCCGTCCAGTCCGCCGCCTGCGCGCCGATCGTGCGCGCCTTCGAGACGGGCGGCGCGATCGAGCCCTGGGACCACCAGACGACCATCGCATCGGCCCTCAACGACACACTGGAGGGCTATGAGCACGACGGCGACTACACGCTCGCCTGGATTCGCCGGCACAACGGCGCGGCCTCAGCCATCGACGACGACACGGTCCGCACAGGCGTGCGGAAACTCGCCAGAACCGAGGGCATCCTGGTGGAGCCGAGCGCGGCCGTCCCCGTCGCAGCCATTCCGAGCCTCATCGACCGCGGCCTCATAAGCCGCGACGAACGCGTCCTCGCGATTGCCACCGGCCACGGCCTGAAGGACCTCAGTTGGGTCGACGTGGAGGCAGACCGGCGCGGGCTGCCGCCCGGGACCGATATCTGCGCGTTTCTGGCCTCGTGAGATAATCGGACCGGTGGGCCTCCCCTTTTTTTGATGGGCCGCAGGTTTTCGCGCCATGCGTGCAGCGGCGGTGTGCGATGATGGGCTCCGTGAGGTCCGGACGGCGCCGGCTGTGCGGTCCCGTGCGCGGTCGCGCGCGCAGGCGCGAAAGCCGCAAAACGCGCGGTTAATCGCCGGTCAGCACGGCCGCCGCCGCAGGCGCGAGGGTCCGTTGGCAGGGCCGCGCACCAGACCCAACGAGACCTTTCCCCACAGCGCTGTCATCTCCGGATCCGGGTCTCTTCCTTGCCCGAGGCACTAGATTGCGAACGACTCGCTCTTGCTGTGAGCCAGCTAATTGTGTATGAATTTTTTATGACGGAGTAATTCACTGATAAAAATACAGAATTTCGGCTATGAAAGAGCAGAAACTCGGCTTCATTCGTGAGCAAACGGCGAAAAGGTTCGCTGGCGTCAGTGAGAGAGCGTTCCCGACGGAAAACCACCCCCAGTTTATAACGAACTCCGACAGCACCCTGTCGCTGCTGCTGTCGCGCGACGGAAGCACGGTGCGAAAGGTCATCAACTGCGAGGCCGATGGCCTGGCTGGGAATACGCTCAATGAAGCGCTGTTCTACCTGACCATCGCCGACAACCTCCCTCGCAGAAATATTGTCGTGCCCAAATTGTTCGGCGCCCGCCTCGTCGAAGGCCATTGCATGGAGCTGGACATCGAGTTCCTCGACGGCACGAAGGTGTTGGGGATCGAAGACAAGTCGACGGCCGCATTCGCCTTCGGCAAGGCGGCCGCCTTTCTCAACCATGCGGTTCAATGCGAGGAAAACTGGTGGCTTCCCCGCAGTAGCGGCGTGGGAAACGTCCTCAAGAATCGGTCGACCCGCGATCTTGAAGACCTGCTGGCGCTCGTATCCCGTCCGGATCTGCTTCCCGATTTCCAGGCTTTTCAAGGCCAGGCTGATGCCATCAACGCCATGTACGACGAAGGGTACCCGACGATCTGTCATGGCGACGCCAACGACGAAAACATCCGGCGGACGGAAGACGGGTCCAGCATCGTTGCTTTCGATTGGGCGCGGGTCTGCGCCGGACGCGTTGGGGACGATCTTGCGCGAATTCTCTATCCGGCCCTCATCGTCAAAACCAGTGTCGAGACGGCCGACGCACTTAAGGCGGCAGAGCGCGATATCGTCGACCAATATATGAATGGCGTGAATTCGGAGCGCATTGACGCCGGCGAGCCCATGTTCGATCGGGCGCTGGTCGAGCGATGCGCGCACATCAAGACGGTCGCGCTCAGCTTCGGCATCGTACCACTTCTGAGACGCATATTGACTCGGCTGCAAAATTCGTCCTCTTTCGATGGTCGACTAAGAACTGCACAGGCATTTCTCGAACTGATGGCCGAAAGGGCCAGATGTCTGACCACCGAAGGGAGCCTTTTCGGCATGACGACTGCGAAAATCGAGGACCGGTACTACGGATCGGTCGTTTCCGAATACGACAAGGCGCGCGCGAAGACCGAACGGTGGTGGAAAGAAGACGCTGCGGTCAGGAAATACCTCGAAAAGCACAAGACTGCCTCGGTCCTCGACCTGCCCGTCGGGACCGGACGCTTTATCAGCGCGTACAAGGCGTTGGAAATGAAACTGACCGGCATCGACGTTTCGGATGCGATGCTGGACCGGGCCCGCGAATTCGCTGAGGAACTCGATTACCACGACGGAACGTTCGCGACCGGCGATGCATTGAAACCGCAGCCGCCGGAGTTTGAATGCGATGTCGGCGTGTGCATGCGCTTTCTCAACTGGATGGCCCGTCCAAACGCCGAAATGGCCTTCAAGAACATTGCCGCCGCCAGCAGGCAGGCGATGATCTTCGGCGTGACATTCATCGACGAAAGCACGTTCGAGGGCAAAGACCGCGCTCGCGTGGAGCGAAACCTGTTGAACGCGCACAGCAAGCCGGTCGGCGAAGGCTTGCCGCCGAACGGGCCGCACAGCATGGTCCTGTTGCGCGAATGGATCGAGCAGTCGGGATTCACCATCCAGGATGAAACGGTGATTTTCGAGGGCAAAAACGGGCTGGAGAACAAGGTTTTCTACCTCGTTCGGAAATAGGAAGCCCGATTTCCGGATCGATCCGGCCGTGAGGCGTTTCTGAAGCTTCTTACTGCGCTTTGGGACTGCAAGGGGGATGGCGTGATCGCCATCGCCTTGCCGAGGGTCACGCTCGCTCCGACGGCCGCACGGCCCGATCCCTTCAGTGGACGCACCGGGAATTGCTCGCCGTTTGCGCCGGCCGGTTGCCCTCGGCCCGGTCGATGGCCTGCTTCTGCACCACCGCCTCGCCGAAGGCCCCGGCCAGCCGGTCGAACTGCTCGGTCGTCAGGTGCAGGGTCATGTTGCCGAGGTCGAGGTGCACCGCGCCGCATTCGGCGCAGTATTTGATCCGGCAGATGTCGCTGCTGACGAGGGATCTGTTCTTGCAGGGCTTGCTCATGGCGGATCTCCGTTTGGGGTTGCAGCGAAATCTCTAGACAGGCAATCCGAAGTCGCCCGCGATCAGCTTCAGCCAGGCGGCAAGCCGCTCGTCGGTTTGGCCGGCCTGGTTGTCCTGGTCGAGGACGAGGCCGAGGAACTCGCCGTCATCCTCCGCCAGCGAGATGTCGTACTCGTAGCCGTCGACCGGCCAGCGGCCGACGAGCTTTGCCCCGCGGTCCTGGAAGAACTCGTGCAGGAAGTAGATGGCGTTGACGAATTCGTGCGGGTATCCGACCTGGTCGCCGAGGCCGTAGATGGCGACCGTCTTGCCGGTGAAATCGGCGTCCTCGATCTGCGGCAGGAACTCTTCCCAGCTCTCCGCCTGGCAGTCCGCGCCGAGGCCCGGCAGCAGCCCCTCGGCGAGGGTCGGCGTGCCGAGGATCAAATAGTCGTAGCTCAGGAAATCATCGACCTCGGTGCGATTGACGTTGAGCGGCTTTGCCATCAACTCATCGTCGAAGCCCTTCTTGATCATCTTTGCGATCTTGCGCGTATTCCCGGTATCGGTCCCGAAAAACAATCCGATTTTCGCCATGTTGGTGATTACCTGCCCCCGTTGATGCATTGGCAAAGCGGTCCGGGCTCGCACCCGGCTCAAAGGATACAAAGCAGGCCGCGTGCCACTTTGCCGAAGGCCGGCAGCGCCGCTCCAATTCTTTGGTTATGAATTGTTTTTCCGCGCTTTCAGCCAGCGTTAGCGGAAACCGTCATTGTCCGATTGAGAATAATTGTCATTGTCGATTGCGCCAATTGTCGGGAAAGGCACAAAGGGCGGTAGACAGAACCCGGCCGCCCCGGCGAAGTGACGAGGGAGCGCGTCGCTCGACAACACCCTCCGCCTCACTCATCCTCTCGAAGCAAGAACCAAGACACAGGAGGCCTTTCCATTGCCTTCCTCTCTCGCTCGCCGGATTTGAACATATTGAAAGCCAATGTCGCCGGTATCGGAAATATCGTAAAAATAAACAAGAAAACGCCGGCAAGAAATCCAGAAACATTAAAAATATACTTGGCCATCGGAAGATTCCGGCCAACAGTGTAAATCAGGATCGCGATGGCGCCGAAGGCGATTGAGATCAGGAAATTCCATTTCAGGCGTTTTCTCTTCACGAGTGCCAACGCTCCCCTGTGTTTTTGTTCAAACCGGGCTGGCTCAATGCCGGCTCAATGTCGCCGGGGCTCCTGCAATCCTAGCAGCACCATCTTACACCCTCTTCCCGCATCGCGCGCGGGCAAACCCGTCGCACCGGGCGGCTCAAAATTGCTGTTGAAATCGATTGCAGAACGCCCTTACGATGCCGGCCAGAGGACGTCCGGCCCAAAAGGGTCGGTCTTACGTCTTCTGAAGCCTTTGTGCGCGAAGCCGGGTTCGTCCCGCAACAATAAGGCTCTTCCGGCGCATCCTGCCGGGCGCTCTTCGGGGCCACCGCTTCGCTTCGGGAGGAAGTGATGATCAGAAACACCAGTATCGCCCTTGCGACCGCGGCCGCCCTCGCCGCCTCGCTCGCCGCCGCCCATGCCGAGAGCTACAAGATCGGCCTGTCCAACGGCTGGGTCGGCAGCGAATGGCGCACCCAGATGATCGACGAGGCGAAGGCCGCCGCCGCCGCCTGGAAGGAAAAGGGCGTCGACGTGGAGGTGCTCGTGCAGAGCGCCAATGTGGACGTGCCGGGCCAGGTCGCCCATGTCCGCAACTTCATCTCCGATGGCGTCGATGCCATCATCATCAACCCGAACAGCCCGACCGCCTTCGATCCGGTCTTCGCCCAGGCCAAGGATGCCGGCATCCTGGTGATCGCGACGGACTCCGAGGTCTCCTCGCCCGACGCCACCTATGTGGGCATCGACCAGACCGGCTGGGCCAAGGCCTCGGCCAAATGGCTCGCCGAAACGCTTGAGGGCAAGGGCAAGGTCGTCGCCATCAATGGCGTCGCCGGCCATCCGGCCAACGAGATGCGCGTCGCCGGCTACCGCTCGGTGTTCGAGGGCTATCCGGACATCGAGATCGTCAACGAGGTCAACGGCAACTGGGACCAGGCCCAGGGCCAGCAGGCGATGCAGAACCTGCTCGCCACCTATCCGGACATCGACGGCGTCTGGGTGCAGGACGGCATGGCCGCCGGCGCCTGGAAGTCGATCATGGATGCCGGCAAGACCGGCGACATCGCCGCCACCGGCGAGATCCGCAAGGACTTCCTCGATCTGTGGGTCGCCAACGACCTGACCTCCGGCGCCTCGGTCAATCCTCCGGGCGTGATGGCGAGCGCGCTCAACGTCGCCGTCTTCATGCTGAAGGGCCGCGAGCTGAAGGAACCGGCGACCGCCGGCCAGTACGGCAACGCCCTCTACCTGCCGATCCCGTTCATCGACGGCGACAACGTCGCCAAGGTGCATGAGGAACTGGAAGGCAAGCCGGGCTACTATTCCTACACCAGCCAGCTTTCGATCGACGAAGCGGAAGCGCTGTTCAAGTAGGACGCAAGGCGGGACACCATGCGGGATGCGGGCAATGCGCGCGCATCCCGCCTCCCGGAACCATTCGGAAACCGCAGCCATGTCGAAGCTGGAGCTCAGCGGCGTAAGCAAGACTTACGGCGCAACGGTCGCGCTCAAGCGCGGCGACCTTTCGGTCGAGGCCGGCGAAGTCCACGTCCTCGTCGGCTCGAACGGATCGGGCAAGAGCACGCTCTGCAAGATCGTCGCCGGCAGCGTCAAGCCGGATAGCGGCCGCGTCGCCATCGATGGAAACCCGGTCGCGATCGGCGGGCCGAAGGCGTCGAAGGCCAAGGGCATCGGCATCTTCTACCAGGAACTGAGCCTTGCCGCGCACCGCACGGTGGAGGAGAACATCTGCCTTGCCGACATGCCGGTGACGGCCGGCCTCTTCGTCGACCGCAAGGGATTGTCGAAGCGGGCCGCAAAATACATCGCCCTCTTTGAGACGGTCTCCGGCGACGACTTTGCCGCCGATACAGTCGTCGGGAACCTCCGCGCCGACCAGCGCCAGCTCGTGGAAATCATGAAGACGCTGGCGACAGAGGCGCCGATCCTCATCTTCGACGAGCCGACCTCCGCGCTTGATCGGGCGCAGGCGGAAGGGTTCTTCAAAATCCTCGGCGATTTGAAGGCCGAGGGGCGCAGCATCATCTTCATTTCCCACCGCATGGACGAGATCTTCGCGGTCGGCGACCGGGTGACGGTGATGCGCGACGGCGAGACCGTCGGCACCCGCGTCCTTGCCGAGACCGAGCCGACGGCCGTCATCCAGCTCATGGTCGGCGCCAAGGACGACCTTGCCGAGGCCGCGGTCGAGCCACCCCACGCGGCGGAGCGTTCCGGCACGCCCGTCCTGGAGGTCTCCGGCTTTTCCGGCCCGGGCTTTCGCGATGTCAGCTTTTCCGTTGCCGCCGGCGAGATCCTTGGCTTCGGCGGCCTGCACGGCCAGGGCCAGTCGGCGGTGCTGCGCGCGCTCTTCGGCGCGGAACCCTATGGCGGCGGGCGGATCTCGCTGGAAGGCACCCCCGTCCACTACACCAATCCGCGCGATGCCATCCTCCTCGGCATGGCCTATGTCTCCGGCGACCGCGGCCGCGACGGCATCGTCAACGGCCGGCCGATCTTCGAGAACGTCGTGCCGGTGCATTTCCTGCGCAACGGCTTGAGGCTCGTGCAGCCGACGGTGCTGAAGAAGCGCGTCGACCCCGCGCTCGATGCCCTGCGCACCAAATATGCGAGCCTGTGGCAGGCGATCAATTCGCTGTCCGGCGGCAACCAGCAGAAGGTGGTGATCGCCCGCTGGCTGGTCGACCAGCCGACCGTGCTGCTGCTCGACGACCCGACCAAGGGCGTCGACCTGTCCGCCAAGTCGGACCTCTTTCAGCTGATCCGCGAGCTTGCCCGCGAGGGCATGGGCATCGTGCTCTATTCCTCGGAGGACGCCGAACTCCTCAACAACGCCGACCGCATCCTGGTCTTCAACCAGGGCCGGGTCACGCGCGAACTCACCGGGGCGGACCGCACCCGCTTCAACCTCTACCACGCTGCGTATGAGGCCGCGTCATGACCGCTGTTGTCGCGACCAAACCTGCCGGCCGGCTGAAGCGCGTTTTCGAGCGCTATCCGTTCCTGCCGGCCCTCGTCATCTTCATCGTGCTGCTCGCCCTCAACGGCGTCTTTTCGCCGGCGAGCCTCTCCGCGCGAGGACTGACCGGCCTCTTGTCCACCTATCTCGCCCTGATGCTGCTCGCCGTCGGCCAGACTTTCGTCGTCTATGCCTCCGACATCGACTTTTCCAACGGCGCGATCCTGTCGCTGGTCAATGTGGTCATCATCGTCTTCATGGAGCAGATGGGCGGCTCGGGCCTCACCGTCACCATGGCGCTTGCCGTCGGCATCGGCGTCGGGCTCGCCTGCGGCCTCGTCAACGGCATCGTCGTCGCCGCGCTCCGCCTGCAGGCGGTCGTCGCCACCTTCGCCACCAGCATCTTCTTCACCGGCCTTGCGCTCTACGTCTTGCCGGTCGCCGGCACGCCAGCGCCGCGGCTCTTCTGGCGCACCTATGGCGGGCGGTTCTTCGAGATCCCCTTCGTCGTCTTTGCCGCGCTCGCCATCGCCCTCATCGTGTACCTGCTGGTCCGCACCCGGCTCGTCACGCGGCTGCTCGCCGTCGGCGACGATGCCCAGGCGGCGTACCAGTCCGGCCTGCCGGTCACCCTCATCCGCATCGGCGGCTATGCGCTCTCCGGTGTCTTTGCCGCGCTCGCCGCGTTCTGCGTTACCGGCGACACGGCGAGCGGCGATCCCCTCGTCGGTGCCAAGATGACGCTCTTCGGCGTCGCCGCCGTGGTGCTCGGCGGCACGGCCCTGTCCGGCGGCTTCGGCACGGTCGTCGGCTCGGCGCTCGGCGCCTTCATCATCGGGCTCATCAACGCACTGGTCTATTTCGTCGGCACGCCGTCGCAATGGCAGAACCTCGTGCAGGGCCTCGTCATCCTCATCGCATTGATGCTCGGCATCATGGTCTCCAGGAGGGCACGGGCATGAGCGCGACGGAGACCACCCCCGTGAAAGGCCCGTCAGTGCTTGCCGTGCTGCGCCAGCCGCTCCTCGTTGCGGTCCTGCTGATCGGCGTCCTGCTCGCCTTCGGCGAGGCGCTGTCGCCGGGCTTTGCTTCCGGCGAGCAGATCCTCCGCCTGCTGGTCGTGGCCTCGCTGCTCGGCCTCGTCGCCGCCGGCCAGAACCTCGTCATCCTCGCCGGCCGGGAGGGCATCGACCTGTCCGTCGGCGGCATCGTTTCCCTCAGCGCCATCGTCGCCGGCAACGTCATGCAGGGCCAGGACGCCAGCATCCCGCTCGCGATCCTTGCCTGCGTTGCCACCGGCGCGCTCTTCGGCTTCCTCAACGGCGTCGGCGTCACCGTCATGCGCATTCCGCCGCTGGTCATGACCCTCGGCATGCTCGGCGTGCTCCAGGGCCTCCTCGTCGTCATCCGCCAGGGCATTCCCTCCGGCAAGGCCGCGCCGGCGCTTGCCGACTTCGTCGCCAGGCCGTTCCTGTTCGGCCTTCCCGGCACGATCTGGCTGTGGGTTGCCGTCGGCCTCTTCATGGCGTTCCTGTTGCGACGGACCGTCTTCGGCCAGCGCGTCTACGCCATCGGCTCCAACGAGCACGCCGCCTTCATGGCCGGCGTGCCGGTCAAGCGCATGCGGGTCGCCGTCTTCACCTTTTCCGGCATCTTCGCGGCCATCGCCGGCTTCTGCCTGCTGGGCTATTCGGGCTCGTCCTTTTCCAATGTGGGCGAGCAGTACATGGTGCCCTCAATCATCGCTGTCGTCTTCGGCGGCACGCCGCTTGCCGGCGGCAAGGGCGGCTATACCGGGACCATGGCCGGCGCAGTGCTGCTCACCATCCTGCAGAGCATCCTGACGACCGTGAACATCGACGAGTCCGGCCGGCAGATGATCTACGGCGCCACCCTCCTCGTCCTCATGCTGTTCTACGGCCGCGGCCGGCGCATGCGCGGCTAGCGGGCAGTCCAGATGACCCGGCGCACCAGGATCAAGGACATCGCGGAAAGGCTGGGCCTTTCGCCGGCGACCGTTTCGCGGGCGCTGGCGGAGAGCCCGCTGGTCGCCAAGGAGACGCGCGACCGGGTCCGCGAGGTCGCCGACGAACTCCACTACCGGCCAAATGTCAGCGCCCGGAACCTGCGCACCAAGCGCTCCATGGCCGTCCTCATGGTGGTGCGCGACGTCGTCAACCCGTTCTACCTGGAGATCCTGAAGGGCGTGGAAGCGACCGCCCGAGCCGCCGGCTATGCCGTCCTCATGGGCAATGCGGAGAACGATCCGGACCGGGAGGACGAGTATTTCGACATGCTCTATGACGGCCACGCCGACGGCATGATCCTGATGACCGGCAAGTGGCCACGGCGCCATCGCAACGCGGTCGAGGCGGGCGGGCTGCCGGTCGTCGTGGCGCTGGAAATGATCGAGGGAAGCCGCCTCCCCCATTTGCAGATCGACAATGAGGGGGCAGCCGCCGAAGCCGTCCGCCACCTCATCGAGATCGGCCATACCCGCATCGCCCATGTCACCGGGCCGCTGCCGGAGGTGATGAGCGTCAAGCGCATGGCCGGCTACATAAGGGCGAT
Proteins encoded in this region:
- a CDS encoding ABC transporter permease, with translation MSATETTPVKGPSVLAVLRQPLLVAVLLIGVLLAFGEALSPGFASGEQILRLLVVASLLGLVAAGQNLVILAGREGIDLSVGGIVSLSAIVAGNVMQGQDASIPLAILACVATGALFGFLNGVGVTVMRIPPLVMTLGMLGVLQGLLVVIRQGIPSGKAAPALADFVARPFLFGLPGTIWLWVAVGLFMAFLLRRTVFGQRVYAIGSNEHAAFMAGVPVKRMRVAVFTFSGIFAAIAGFCLLGYSGSSFSNVGEQYMVPSIIAVVFGGTPLAGGKGGYTGTMAGAVLLTILQSILTTVNIDESGRQMIYGATLLVLMLFYGRGRRMRG
- a CDS encoding LacI family DNA-binding transcriptional regulator, encoding MTRRTRIKDIAERLGLSPATVSRALAESPLVAKETRDRVREVADELHYRPNVSARNLRTKRSMAVLMVVRDVVNPFYLEILKGVEATARAAGYAVLMGNAENDPDREDEYFDMLYDGHADGMILMTGKWPRRHRNAVEAGGLPVVVALEMIEGSRLPHLQIDNEGAAAEAVRHLIEIGHTRIAHVTGPLPEVMSVKRMAGYIRAMKAAGLPRPDDYLVKGDFSLHSGMEAARSLMALAEPPTALFAANDEMALGAIHEMRALGFDVPGDVSVVGFDNLFLSDVFFPPLTTVAQPRAEIGRRAMTLLLDILAGGPPPREPVIVPTTLEIRGTTAPLKTRTDQKQGV
- a CDS encoding sugar ABC transporter ATP-binding protein, with the protein product MSKLELSGVSKTYGATVALKRGDLSVEAGEVHVLVGSNGSGKSTLCKIVAGSVKPDSGRVAIDGNPVAIGGPKASKAKGIGIFYQELSLAAHRTVEENICLADMPVTAGLFVDRKGLSKRAAKYIALFETVSGDDFAADTVVGNLRADQRQLVEIMKTLATEAPILIFDEPTSALDRAQAEGFFKILGDLKAEGRSIIFISHRMDEIFAVGDRVTVMRDGETVGTRVLAETEPTAVIQLMVGAKDDLAEAAVEPPHAAERSGTPVLEVSGFSGPGFRDVSFSVAAGEILGFGGLHGQGQSAVLRALFGAEPYGGGRISLEGTPVHYTNPRDAILLGMAYVSGDRGRDGIVNGRPIFENVVPVHFLRNGLRLVQPTVLKKRVDPALDALRTKYASLWQAINSLSGGNQQKVVIARWLVDQPTVLLLDDPTKGVDLSAKSDLFQLIRELAREGMGIVLYSSEDAELLNNADRILVFNQGRVTRELTGADRTRFNLYHAAYEAAS
- a CDS encoding ABC transporter permease, which codes for MTAVVATKPAGRLKRVFERYPFLPALVIFIVLLALNGVFSPASLSARGLTGLLSTYLALMLLAVGQTFVVYASDIDFSNGAILSLVNVVIIVFMEQMGGSGLTVTMALAVGIGVGLACGLVNGIVVAALRLQAVVATFATSIFFTGLALYVLPVAGTPAPRLFWRTYGGRFFEIPFVVFAALAIALIVYLLVRTRLVTRLLAVGDDAQAAYQSGLPVTLIRIGGYALSGVFAALAAFCVTGDTASGDPLVGAKMTLFGVAAVVLGGTALSGGFGTVVGSALGAFIIGLINALVYFVGTPSQWQNLVQGLVILIALMLGIMVSRRARA